In Candidatus Woesearchaeota archaeon, the genomic stretch GTAGTTGAGGAATTCGAGGGAAAAAAATACAACCCTTTAGTTAAGAAATGCTTAAGGCTGTGGCCCCAGGATAATGATACTGAAGGATTTTTCGTAGCAAAGCTTCGGAAGAAATAGCGCATGAAAAGAAACAACCTAATCTCAATAATGGTTCCTGTTTCATCTATTTTGATATTTGCCGCTGTGTACCTTTTCATGGAGCCTGCAGCAACAGGGCTGGTTATTTATGAGCCCAACCAAAGCAATAAGCTGGTTAATGCCGATGTGATTCTGGAGACGAAGCCAATGGAAGTTATCCCTCCAAATGCTTTTGTAGAGGTTCAGCTTGATGACAGGAAAGCGCGCATGAGAGTTGCCGACTTTATTCACAGTACAGGCCAGGAATATACCCTAGAGTATGGAGAGCTGGCTGATTTCGGATTTTACGGTGATGGCTTTACTGGGGATTTTGCCTATAAACTGGCTCTTGCTGATTTTGACATAGACAGAAATATTGAAAAGGGGGAGCATGTTTTTGTTACAAGGATAATTTACAGGCAGCATGTTTTATATGAGAAGGAGAACAGGATAATGATAAGCGGAGGTGAATAAAATGGTAAAAGAGCTTAATAAGGAGAATTTTGAGAAAGAGGCGCTCGAATCAGATATTCCTGTGGTAGTGGACTTTTGGGCCAGCTGGTGCGGGCCGTGCAGGATGATGGAGCCCGTATTTGAGAAACTGAGCGCTGATTTTGAGGGAAAGCTGAAGTTTGCCAAGCTAAGCACAGAGGAGAATCCCGAACTGGCTGAGAAATACGGAATAAGGAGCATACCGTGCTTAAAGATGTTTAAGGGCGGCAAGGAAGTGTCTGAGATTATCGGATTTAAGGCTGAAGACGCGCTTAAGGCTGAGATAGAAAATGCCTTGGAAAAATTAAGTTAGATCCACTTTAATGAATCCGGCCAAAAAAGGATGTACTTTTTCAAGCTCTATATACATCC encodes the following:
- the trxA gene encoding thioredoxin; amino-acid sequence: MVKELNKENFEKEALESDIPVVVDFWASWCGPCRMMEPVFEKLSADFEGKLKFAKLSTEENPELAEKYGIRSIPCLKMFKGGKEVSEIIGFKAEDALKAEIENALEKLS